The sequence TTAACTCAATTACTGATCCCATCCCTCCATCTTAATTAGTGGTCCagggatgaatgaatgatggcATTTgggctagagagagagagagcgagctcCGTTACCATAAAGAACTCAGGAGGCAATTTTCTATAGTAGTTAAGGAAATGGACCTTGGAGTCAAACTAGTAAGGTTAGTAATCCCAACTATGACATTCACCAGCTGGTTGACCAtgagaaagtttaaaaatgttattttatgcatctgtgaaatggggataataataataatactgcaTAGGGTGGTTGTAAAGATTAAGAACGAGAATACCAGCCACCGAGTAAATTAGATACTATTATTGCAATTccagtgagaaaaggaaaaataaatcctgAACAGACACCACATATTAGCGGATTATTCATTTAGTCAACTAAATGCTCCCTGAGTTTACTATGTGCTAGTTAGGGGCCATGAAGGCACTGAAGTGAATCAGGATTGGGTTCTGTAGGGGACTTGTTGGAAAGACAAGTTGTGAATGAAATAATTAGTGTAGGATATTGTTCACAAAGCAATCAAGCATAGATACCATGACATGAGGTCCCAGAAGGAAAATCTTACTTTATTTAGATGATACAGATAGCTGATAGAAAATTCACTTAAGACATTCAGCAAGAAGCATGTCTAATCCTTAAATGTATGGTTTTAACTATAGCTTTAATAATGATCagcgccccccccaaaaaaagaagaaatgattaaaGGTGCTAAATTAGCTCtctgttttgatttctctgttAATGCATGTCTAGgtccttgttttaaaaaattagatgtagATGTCCACCTTGAACATCCATTCATCAGTCTGTTGCCAGAAGTATCCAGCCATTATCAACTATCATTACCAACCCATCTGGTAAATAGAATCCTAAAGTTtttgtggggtggcaaagagttggacacgactgagtgactgaactgaactgaaagtttttgTGTGGGTTTATCATCATTTATGTATACTTaggaagataaatatatatatgccctCAGGGACATTTAGGAAAGATcaggtcccctggagaacagtGGGATGGGGCACCATAACTATGCTGTCATTTTATGCCTTGCATGACTAGATGAGATTCAGTGACTGTACACATTTCCTAATTTATGTTCTCGTCTCAGGATGAATTTAAAGCGTTTTTGAAAGCTGCTGGAAACAAACTTGTGGTAATTGAATTCTCAGCAAAATGGTGTGGTCCTTGCAAAAGGATTTATCCGGTTTTTCATGTAAGTATCATCAGTGTCAATTTCACAGTTTTTTAGAAGGAATTTAAAGTCCTCGAACAGTTTtcccaataaatattaaaagtttgGTAGTTATGAGCCATTATGGGTTGATAGTTTTTCCCCCACTTAGTGCCTAATTCtttattactattgttattttaatttttaaaattttattgatgtatagttgatttacaatgttgtgttagtttcaagcatatagtacagtgattcagttagatagatagatggagaGATAGATAGGGAGATGGAGATAGAGAtagttttttcagattctttttgcttgtaagttattataaaatattgaatttagttccctggtccttgttggttatctgttttatgtatatcagtgtgtatgtgttaatcccaataAATGATCCCAACACAAactttctaatttatccctccccctcctttcTCTGTTAGTAAgcataagtttgttttaaaatacttgtgGTACCCAAgacaatctacaaattcaatgcagtcctcatcaaattgccaatggctttcttcacagagctagaataaaattttttttaatttgcatagaaacaaaaaaagcatataggaatcttgagaaagaaaattggagttggaggaatcaggctccctgacttcagactatcctacaaagctacagtaatcaaaacagtatggtactgtcacaaaAGCAAACATgtagatcaatgggacaggatagaaagcccagaaataaacccacatacctatgATCAATTTATCAAGATCAGTTTCaagaggcaagactatacaatggagaagagactgtacagtctcttcagtaagtggtgctcagaaaactggacagctagatgtaaaagagtgaaattataGCATTCACTAGCACcatataaaatcaaaatggattaaagatctaaatgttaaACCAGATAccataaaggaaaatataggcagaacactctttcatGTAAATTTCAGCAATATCTTTTGGGATCCATCttctaaagtaatggaaataaaaacaaaaataaaaaacggAACCTAATTACACTTAAAATCTTCTGCATGGAATCATAGTTTTTCTGGAAGCATCATGCTTGACCTGCAGATAATTTAGAGATCTAATTAGATCATTAGTACACACACCAGATTCATACTGTTTGTTTGCGGATAATTCTACAGGGATCATCAAAATGTGCAAAAGAGTACAGCTGTATAAAGGAATGGATTATTCATAATAATGACATTTTACCGAAGTTCTAGAGttcagaacttccagatattgGAATAGATTACAGATGAACATGGTACTTttttaaactataataaaaaaagaataaactacccCCAATCCTTCAACCCTATTATCAGAAGAAATCCTATGTCTTACTTATTCCTTTCATATCTGAGCTCCTTTATaaaatttctttgtaaaatattCCACTTAATTGtaatcatatatttatattcaggTCTTTTTCCATATACACATTGGTTTATGTTTTTATCAACTCTCCAGATTATAATTTTCATGTCTATACAGTGTTTCATCTAGTTAATTTTCCTATTACCCCATTTAAGTGTTTACACCATTTGGTGGGGGGAGTGTACAACATGCTGCAGAAAGAAACTCaggacattttcttttcatttctccttacTGCACAGAGTTTCACATTTACAGTCCATTTTGTGCAATCTCCTACTTCAGTTATAAAGTTCAGATTTCTCTACACAgctgaaaatatattattattcagCAGGGTTTCTAACATTTCAATTTTTGACTTAAACTCTTAAATCTACTTGAATTCATTCTAACCAGTCATAAACTTtgatatttaaaagaaacatattCAAATAAAGAAATTGGCTAcatgacatcagttcagttcagtcactcagtcgtatctgactctttgtgaccccacggactgcagcacaccaggtctccctgtccatcaccaaatcctggagcttactcagactcatgtccatcaagtcagtgatgccatcctaccatctcatcctctgtcgtccccttctccctccaccttcaatctttccagcatcagggtcttttccaatgaatcagtttttcacatcaggtggccaaattattggagtttcagcttcaacatcagcccttccaatgaatattcaggactgatttcctttaggatgggctgattggatctccttgcagtccaagggactcttaagagtcttctccaacacctcagttcaaaagcatcagttcttcagcactcagctctctttatagtccaactttcacatccatacatgactactggaaaaaccatagctttgactagatggacctttgttgacaaaaatgtctctgctttttaatatgctgtctaggttggtcataacttttcttccaggtagcaagtgtcttttaatttcatggctgcagtcaccatctgcagtgattttagagcccaagaaaataaagtcagccactgtttccccttctatttgctgaagtgatgggaccagatgccatggtcttagttttctgaatgttgagctttaagccaactttttcactctcctctttcactttcatcaagaggctctttagttctttcactttctgccataagggtagtgtcatctgcatatctgaggttattgatatttctcccagcaatcttgattccagcttgtgcttcgtccagcccagcatttctcatgctgtactctgcatataagttaaataagcagagtgacaatatacagccttgatgtactcctttcccaatttggaaccagtctgttgttccatgtctggttttaactgttgcttcttgacctgcatacaggtttcttgggaggcaagtcaggtggtctggtattcccatctctaagattttccacagtttgttatgatccacacagtcaaaggctttggcatagtcaataaagcagaagtagatgttttttggaactctctttgctcttttgatgatccagtgaatgttggcagtttgatctctggttcctctgccttttctaaatcaagcttgaacatctggaagttcacagttcacatatcaGCATCTATTCTGTGCCTAAAATTATTGGAATATCCACAGCGAATATTTTAATATCTGGCAGGCCTCTCTATTCAGACACTTAAAGTTAAGTGTCTTCAATGTTTAGCTTTAGGCGTGTAAATATCCTCACCCGCCACAAAGTCAAAGCTGATCAAATTTCATTGGCCAACAAGGCATTTTAGGCTCAGGCTTAGTAACCCCTTCTTCCCTTCATACCTTCAGGCCCCAAGGATGATAAAGTCTCTGCCACTGTTGTGTCCAGGTTCTCACAGCTCCTCCACACCCATCCTTAActttacagttatttttagttAGCCTGTTGGTGATAAATCTCCCTAAATTATCCTAACTTGAATGTGCTGTTTTCTGTTGGAATCCAGACTAATGCACacacagtttgttgttgttttttttttaatttgggtgtATCCACACTCTGAAATACTATTCAGATGTTAAAAACAGTCAAGTAGACCCATACATAATGATGGAATTCTCTCCAAGACAGCATAGAATTAAGTAAAAAGAGGACAATATAGGAAAATTTATGGACGATAGTACCATTTATGTAAAGCAgagataaatatacatatatatatacaccagggtttcccaggtggctcagacagtaaagaattcgcctgtaatatggaagacctgggttcgatccctgggttgggaagatcccgtggaggagggcacagcaaaccactccagtattcttgcctggagaatccccatggacagagaagcctggcaagctatagtccatggggtcatgaatgagtgactaagcatgcagcacatatctgtgtatgtatatatcagtatatatctatctatctatatatatatatgtagacaaAGAGGAGCAGAAGGTGCAtagcaaatgattttttttttctgtgaaagggAGTGAAAATTGGAGTAGGATTGAGAATAGGGAAATttcatattttgctttatttttcttgtgatgttTGAACTTTTACAAGAGAATGTATTTATGTATtctctgtcatttttttaaaacccacaGTATATAATGGATTTGGAGAAAAGGCTATTATTACTCTAGGGCACTTTATCAGTCAGAGTCAAAAACAGGAAACAGGGACCAAATTagacagaaagaaaactttaATACAAGGAATTAAATGCTCATAAAATCATCAGAAGGCTGGATGAATGGGCTCCAGACTGGAACCCCAAGAATGACTCAAGAGCACCACAGACCCATTTGAGGGGATCCTAAATTTGCCATAATGAGATATGAGAAGAGATGAGAGGCCactactgggagaaaaaaaaaaaaaaacagcaacaacagagaAATAGCAGTTGGAGAGTCAGAACCAGAATCTGGAAGCTGATGCTGGGGCACTGGATCCCTTAGTATACCTGCTGCTACCTCCAGCACAGAAACACTCATGATCTTGCTTTCCAGTAGGAACatccaaagacaaaaagaaagtagCTCTGTTTCACTTCTGCCTTCCCAGTCTTACCTGTATGCATCTCATTGGTGAAACCAATTTGCATCCAGAACTCTAGCTGCAAGGGAATCCGAGgaatctttcccttttccaggctcTGCAGGAAGGTGGAATGGAAGTGAGCTGACTACACCGTTACTCTAGGTGGGGAAGAATCCAAGATATTTTCaaatacacaaaaacagaaagtTGACCACCCCGAGTCTCTACTAAAGGATGTCTGgtaataagaaaaaagtaaatcacAAGCAAAAGTGGTTTTTAAGAAGTGATTTAAAGCTTTTAAGTGAGTTCCACGGTCCCATTTGATCTGGGCCTTGATGACTGAAAGCAAGGGCCAGCAACCTTTTCTGTAGAGATTAAAGATAGTCAATATTTTCAGGTTTATAGGCTATGTGGTCTATATTATATACACTCAGCTTTGATGTTGTAGCACAAAAGCAGGCAATGGCAATATGCAAATGAATGGGCAAACATGTTccactaaaattttatttctgagacCATGTGGAGTCCTGGATTTGGAGTATAGAGTGAAGATTGTTGACTCTGGGCTAAGAGAATCACCAGGCATAGATTCCCAAAAAGAGCATTTTTGAGAAAAGGGGGATTATAAATTTGTTGAGAAATTGCATGGTGTGATCATGAGAAGGCAAGTAATCTGTGAGGCTAGCTTTCagtttatacagtggaagtggcaaccCGTGAGCCTTCAAAAGGAAGCTGAGCCCAGAGGGAAAAGACCCTTGTGTTATAGCTTAATGAGTTGCTGTATTTTGGCAGTTTGTCTAAGAATGGGTTGAAAAGCCTGAGGCAGGTTTAACAACAATGTCAGTGCTGGGTTTACCAGAACTAGGGTGGTGgtttggggagaaaaaggaaagatcaaATTCAGGAGACAATTTAGAGTTGAGATCAGGAGAATAGGTGACTAGATGGTAACAGGTTGTATGGGAGGAAGAATAGAGCAGAAGGAGGAGTGTTTGTTGAGGACAGAGGATGGTCCTTTGTGGATGGTATGGAATAGAGAGGGAAGGAAGTGTTCATAAGGGACACCTGTCAGCCTAGCAAGGAACCCACAACTGGGCCAGATCTTCTGGCTACTCCTCAATACAAAAATAACAACTTCTATAACCCTATCCATTTCCTGTCAGACTTGGGAGACTCTGAAAACTTCATGAATAGAACCTGACTCTGGAATCAGATGTCCATATCTGTCAAATCCATTTCCCTGCCTGACTGCTACCAGGGAACATCCATATATCTTAAACTTGAAAAGTACAAGTCAGTTTCCCCAGAGTTCCTGGGCAGCCCCATCTTCCTGCCAGGCGTGGAGATGCTGCCAGTCAAAAtcaacatcttttttttaatctgaaaagtaCTCTAAAATACCAAAGGCCTTCATGTTTATTTTCCAAGAGTTTTCCCCCAATTTCCCCATCTTGATGAACCACTGAAGAAAGAACTCCCACTTAGGGCACATTCCATGGACATACAAGTGGAGAGAATCCCTTCAACAGAGCTCCGCCCCTGCTGTCCACCTAATCAGTTCATGTCATGCTGCTTCCTGCCTGTCCATGGGAGCAGTCCCCACGGACAGCTCCATTTGTTGTTGCCTCCACTTGGCCATGCTCCGGACACTTCACACCACCGGGGAAGAGAGGTTTCATCTGAAACAGGTTGGTTTGGAATGCTTGAGATAAGATGTTAATGCAAACAAATCAATATGCCATTAACTACCTTTAAAGAATAAGCACAGCTgtctggaaaaaaagaatatcCCAGGAGCTGACATTTACAGGCTGCTTCTGCATCCATAACCGTACACCCATTATACCACCACCATTATCTCCACCACTGTCAAAGATTCTTCCAGAATGTCTGGAACAGAAGCAGAGAAGAGTTGTTTTTCCCTATTCCCATTTTCCATTTTCCTGCAAATGCTTCCCATTGGCAGAACCTAACAGGAAGACAACTGGCAGAGTATTCTGGGAAATCTAGTTTTGATACATAACACAGACTTTAGACTCTGGTTCTGCCATTGATCTTTACTTGACTTTGACAACACCCAGCCCTTGACTTCTGTCCTTAAGATTCTAGGCAGTAGTGCCAGGATGATGCTTAGCTCTCTTTCTCAGCTCTTTTGTTTGGTTCTTGCTTTTGCTAAAAGACACTGCTAGTGTGTGATTTAATCTTAACATTAAGCTAATgggaaatttttattcttttgaaggCAATGTCTGTGCAATACCGAAGCGTCATGTTTGCTACTGTGGATGTGGACAATGCTCGGGTAAGAATCTTAAATCCCTCCTTGTAGATTCACAAAATCCAGTGTGATGTTGAGATGCTGTCTCAGTGATTATACAAACAATTTAAAGTGTAATGAATGGTAGTTAACACCCTCATAAGGTTCTTATATGTTTTGCattcttttaaaggaaataaatatgtgGCTCTCCTGCTATGTGCCCCCCTCCCATACTATGGTAGAATTCACTGATGAGTCCAGTGTTGTTCATCAATGGCTCTTGACTCTGCCCCACAATCCTGCCCAACAGAGTTGCTCTAGACAGACAATACCAGTTGGTTAGAGTTGGGCTCAAAGTGAGAAGTTATTTTCacccctgttgttgttgttcttcttcagttgctaagcggtgtctgactctttgtgaccccatggactgcagcacaccagactcctctatccctcactgtctcctggagtttgctcaaattcatgtccattgagttggtgaggctatctaatcatctcatgctctgctgccctcttctccttttgccttcaatctttctgagcatcagggtattttccaatgaatctgctctttgcattaggtggccaaagtattagagcttcagcatcagcctttctgATGAATATTggaagggttgatttcctttaggattgactggtttgatctccctgctatacaagagactctcaagagtcttctccagcaccacaatttgaaagcatccatttttcatttttcagtgttcagccttctttatggaaaccatgtgtggttagttgctcagtcatgtctgactctttgcggctccacggactgtagcctactaggctcctctgtccatggagattctctaggcaagaatgctggagtgggttgccacaccctcctccaggcaatctttccaagccagggattgaacccaggtgtcctgcactgcaggcagattctctaccatctgatccaccagggaagcccaagaatactggagtgggtagcctatcacttctctaggggaaacttcccgacccaggaatcgaaccacagtctcctgcattgcaggaggattcttcacaagctgagctacccgggaagcccaggcctttgtcagtaaagtgatgcttctctatttaatatgctgtctaggtttgtcatagctttccttccaaggaggaagcatcttttaatttcaccccTGTGATAGATTATTAATAAATTTCTAAAATCCAATTCTGTGCATTACAGAAATTTTTATGTacctttctttcccctttctaTAGCTTATGCTTTTTgtggagttgtgtgtgtgtgtgtgtgtgtgtgtgtgtgtgtgtgtgtgtgtgtatgtgtgtggagtTTTTTAAGAATCACAGGGAATCCCAGGAAacctttcccttttttctctaGAGTCTTTCTTCCTCACCCCAACACCCACCCCAAATAATCAGCCTCATGTTTTCAATCAACATGTGCTTATTAATACATACAATGTGTCTAAAAATTTATTCTTCCTAGTACTTGTTCTTTTAAAAGTTCAAGGGAAAAGAGCAGTAATAAGTGGCCTGTGCATACATTGGATTGAATTTGagctttataattaaaaaatcaattatttaCCCATTCTGCCCTCTGCCCAGTTTTGTGACTGCTTATCTGTTAACCTGTATAAATGTCAATTCCTTTATATGTAAAACAAAGTAATAATATTtaacagaatatgaaaaaataaaagacacaaaatATATGGCATTATACCCAGAATGTAATAaaagtttcatttttctatttccctCAAAGTTGACAGTGTTTAATTGTCCTTTAAGCTGAATCATGTACCATGCATTCAGAATAAACAGCTAGGATTATTACCTGTCAGATATTCAAAGATTTGTGCCGCTATCAGTACAATCAATTTTCGAAGGTATTTACAACTCCAAAAAGAAATACTGTCCCCTAGTAGTCATCCCCCCTAGTTCCCTCTATCCACCACCTCAACCCTAGATAACTGCTAGCCTAGCTTGTCTGTAGACTTGCTTATTCTGgccatttcacataaatggaattatagaaaacatggtcttttgtgactggcttctctcacttaaCATAAGTTTGCAAGATTCATCCGTGATGTAGCATGTATCAGTCCCCCATTcccttttattgctgaataatttaCTACccctttttttatccattcattctttgatggacatttggtttgtttccaactTCTGGGTATTATGACTAATACTGAAATAAACATTTaagcatatattttcatttctcttggctaTATATCTAGGAGGGGGGTTATTGGGTCAGATGATAACTCTATATCTAACTTACTGAGGAACCTACAAATTATCATACAAAGTGCTGCaccactttgcattcccaccagcaatgtaagaggtttcttatttctccatatcctcagcaGCATTAGTTACTGTTTTACTCTTTGATTTTTATAGCTCTTTGTCTCTTAAGGTGAAACAAAATGCACAGTTTTCTTTTCTAGTAATGTATTTATTGTTGTCATTACTGTGGTCATGAAAATTATAATTTAGTGTGTGTTGGGAGTAGGGGTGGGCAGCAGGGGAAAGATTTGTTTTGATCCTGTgggcaaccatgaaattaaaagatgcttgttccttggaagaaaattaatgaccaacctagacagcatattaaaaagcagagacattactttgctaacaaaggtccatctagtcaaagccatggtttttccagtagtcatttatagatgtgaaagttggactataaagaaagctgctgctactgctgctaagtcacttcagttgtgtccgattctgtgcgaccccatagacggcagcccaccaagctcctctgtccctgggatcctcctggcaagaatactggagtgggtaaagaaagctgagtgccaaagaattgatgctttttaacttttgaactgtggtgttggagaagactcttgagagtcccttggactgcagacagatccaaccagtccatccttaaggaaatcagtcctgaatatatagtcattggaaggactgatgctgaaactgaaactccaatactttggctaccttatgcgaagaactgactcattggaaaagaccctgatgctgggaaagattgaaggcaggaggaaaaggggacgacagaggatgagatggttggatggcatcaccgactcaatggacatgagtttgagtaaactccgggagttggcaatggacagggagacctggtgtgctgcagtccatggggtcgcaaagagttggacatgactgagcgactgaactgaactgtgggtgGCTAATTTTCACTTGACTCTTAAACGAGATAAACAAAAAAGTGATACTTGAAATCAGATTGTAATGGATTAGAACAGTTGGGATTCTGATATATTGTCTTATCTCATGGCTACAAAATCTTTTACAGAAATGGGCAGTGAAAAGGTATAAGGCATATAAGAAAGAAACACATAAGCCTTACTTAAAATGCATGATATACCACTCCATGTCTAAGTGTGAGTTGTAAAGAGACCtttattcattcttattttttttgcAGTATGCTCTTTCCATATTGGGTTCTGCTGGGGCCTTCTGCAGTCTTTCACAAGCTcttttaaatagagctcatttcgTCCTTCAGTCCATGCTGAAAACAGTCACTTTATGTTTTAACATTCCTGGAGGCTTTGAGGATATGTTAGCAAAGTTCTTGGCAAGAGAATCTGTAAAGTATCAGCTATCCCTGGGCTCTCAgacatgcctcctgagacatcACCAAGTACCATTCTTGGTCCAAAAAGAGGATACAAAAATAATGACTTCAttccacttcttttcttttctaggaGTTGGCCCAAACTTACCATATCAAAGCAGTACCCacatttcagatgttcaagcaaACCAAGAAGGTATGTTTCTATTGTAACTGGCAGGTTGAAATAGATTATAAAGCCATCAGAGTCTACAAAAGGCCTGAGGTATCCTGGATGGATAAAACAACTGTACTTATTTTTATATCAATACAGTTCTTAGTTTCTGAACTTACATATTGgcaaggagttaaaaaaaaaaagggggtgaaCTGTGAGAAATCTCCCATTCAGACCATTTGAAGTATCCAAATCTATACGAAATACCCCACTCTTATTTCTCTCTGGGGACATgaccattaaaaaataatcttacaAGAAAAGACATGATGAAATTCTTGCACAAATGTGTACGCATTTTTAAGAACACTTGAATGAATGTCAGTCAAAAGCAGTCACATGGCCTACTGGTAGACCAGGCAGGGCCTGGATTCAGATTTCTGTGGTTCAAAAGCCAGTTCTTCCATTTCCTAGCAGTTTACTTAATATGCTCTTGGtatcttagtttccttatctgtaaaaacaTCAATCATAACAAGTTTCCCCTTCCCTTGTAGGattgttttgaaaatgaaatcGATTAACACAACTAAACTTTTAGACCCATCCTGACACACAAATATGTTATGTTAGTTGTTATCTTGAAGATATTAATGGAATGAAGTGTCTCAAATACTTTGTGTGATGAAACTAGTAATAATGTATATGACTGGGAGCACAGACACCTGTGTGAACCTTATGAAAGGTGATTTTGCAACATACTTAAGAGGAATAAACTGTTCATTCCCTTTCATACAATACCCAGTTTTGGGGAACTTTTGCTGATGAAAATACCTCATGGGAAAATAAACATCTAAGTGCCTGGTAATTGTAGCATTATTTCtaacaaaatatggaaacagtgtAAATCACCTTTTTTTAGTAAAGTGGCTAAGTGACTTATGATACATCTTgtctatgtgtgtgctaagttgcttcagtcatgtctgattctttgcgaccccatggatggtagcccaccaggctcctccgtccatgggattctccaggcaagaaactggagtgggttgccatgcccttctccaggggatcttcctgacccagggatcaaacacgcatctctaacgtctcctgcattggcaggcgggttcttcaccaccaccaccacctgggaagcccatctagtcTATGAAAGAATATACAACTAAAAAGAGttataaacagaaaagaagagactcacagatatagaaaacaaattagtggttacggGTAGGAGTGCAATATAGGGGTAGaggagtgggaggtacaaactattgggtGTGACAGGCTCAAgaatgtattgtacaacatggggaatatggcCAATTTTTTGTAATtactataaatggaaagtaacctttcaaaattataaaaatgttttagaattttttaaatgagttaaaaagaTTCAATAAAATAAGAAGAGTCATGAGGAATATacgtaaagtaaaaaaaaattcatactttacttttttaa comes from Dama dama isolate Ldn47 chromosome 16, ASM3311817v1, whole genome shotgun sequence and encodes:
- the TXNDC8 gene encoding thioredoxin domain-containing protein 8; translation: MVQNIRDMDEFKAFLKAAGNKLVVIEFSAKWCGPCKRIYPVFHAMSVQYRSVMFATVDVDNARELAQTYHIKAVPTFQMFKQTKKVTLFSRIKRAICCYRSGSLSEPIFELCGADAKKLEEKIREFM